Proteins from one Malaya genurostris strain Urasoe2022 chromosome 2, Malgen_1.1, whole genome shotgun sequence genomic window:
- the LOC131430496 gene encoding adipokinetic hormone/corazonin-related peptide-like isoform X1, translated as MFSQRNQQLQKLACFAVLFAVLTSTVANAQVTFSRDWNAGKRSLAEAGPPTADCAAIWRSINSLCAAVTVRSKNIHHLTICEARSLLKNIQADDVSMENTGGNNVPLFSSNRV; from the exons ATGTTCTCTCAAAG GAATCAGCAGCTCCAAAAGCTCGCATGCTTTGCGGTGCTTTTTGCAGTTCTCACATCGACCGTCGCAAACGCACAGGTCACATTTTCTCGTGACTGGAACGCTGGCAAGCGTTCACTGGCCGAAGCAGGCCCTCCGACGGCTGACTGTGCTGCGATCTGGCGATCGATCAACAGTCTCTGTGCTGCCGTAACGGTGAGAAGT AAAAATATTCATCACTTAACCATATGCGAGGCCCGATCGTTACTCAAAAACATACAAGCCGACGATGTATCGATGGAGAATACCGGCGGAAATAATGTTCCACTATTTTCAAGCAATCGTGTGTAA
- the LOC131430496 gene encoding adipokinetic hormone/corazonin-related peptide-like isoform X2, whose amino-acid sequence MFSQRNQQLQKLACFAVLFAVLTSTVANAQVTFSRDWNAGKRSLAEAGPPTADCAAIWRSINSLCAAVTKNIHHLTICEARSLLKNIQADDVSMENTGGNNVPLFSSNRV is encoded by the exons ATGTTCTCTCAAAG GAATCAGCAGCTCCAAAAGCTCGCATGCTTTGCGGTGCTTTTTGCAGTTCTCACATCGACCGTCGCAAACGCACAGGTCACATTTTCTCGTGACTGGAACGCTGGCAAGCGTTCACTGGCCGAAGCAGGCCCTCCGACGGCTGACTGTGCTGCGATCTGGCGATCGATCAACAGTCTCTGTGCTGCCGTAACG AAAAATATTCATCACTTAACCATATGCGAGGCCCGATCGTTACTCAAAAACATACAAGCCGACGATGTATCGATGGAGAATACCGGCGGAAATAATGTTCCACTATTTTCAAGCAATCGTGTGTAA